Below is a window of Gimesia chilikensis DNA.
ACCGGACGTTACCACGCCCGCACCGGAACGACTGGGGTGTCCAAAGGGGAAGAACGCTTCAATTCCGATGAATTTACGGTGGCCCAGGCATTCAAAGCAGCCGGCTATGCGACCGGCGCTTTTGGGAAATGGCATAACGGCACTCAATATCCAAATCATCCCAATGCCAAAGGCTTTGATGAGTACTACGGCTTCACTTCAGGACACTGGGGACACTACTTCAGCCCCATGCTCGATCATAATGGCACGTTTGTGAAAGGTGAGGGATACATTACCGATGATCTCACCAGCAAAGCGATTGCGTTCATTGATCAGCAGGTAAAACGCGACAAACCGTTCTTTACCTATCTGCCTTACTGCACACCTCACTCCCCCATGCAGGTCCCTGACGAATACTGGGATCGTTTTTCAGATAAAAAGCTGAAAATGCACCATCGCGATCCCGAGAAAGAACAGTCAGATCATCTCCGTGCCGCGCTGGCCATGTGTGAAAACGTGGACTGGAATGTCGGACGCGTGTTGAAGAAACTGAATCAACTCGGAATCGAAGATGAGACCATTGTGCTCTACTTCTCCGATAATGGCCCCAACGGTTTTCGCTGGAACGGGGACATGAAAGGTAAGAAAGGTTCACTGGATGAAGGCGGTGTGCGCTCTCCGTTTGTGATCCGCTGGACCGGACATATCCCCGCAGGACGTCAGGTGGACCAGGTCGCGGGTGCGATTGATCTCCTGCCAACCTTGACCGATCTGGCTGGGATTGAACGTCCCGAACCAAAACCGATTGACGGCGTGAGCCTGAAACCGTTGATCATGGGGGACGCCAGTTCCTGGCCGAACCGGATGATCTTCTCCAGCCTGCGTCAGCGAGTCAGCGTCCGTACCGATCAGTATCGGCTCTCTGAGAAAGGACAGCTCTATGACATGACGCAGGATCCCGGTCAGCGGAAAGACATCGCCGGTGAACGGCCTGAAGTCACTCAGAAGCTTGAACAGGCTGTCAAAGACTGGAAAAGTTCAGTCTGGCCCCACGGCTATCCCAAAGAAAGCCGCCCTTTTCTGATTGGTTACGGCGGCGCGAAATCAACTCAATTGCCCGCTCGCGACGCCATTTCTCACGGTGAGATTAAACGTTCGTCCCGGCATCCCAACTGCAGCTTCTTCTATAACTGGACCAGCCCACAGGACAGCATCACCTGGGATGCAGAAGTGGATCAGGCAGGCACCTACGAGGCAATAATCTATTATACCTGCCCGGCAGATGATGTCGGTTCGACCGTCGAACTGAACTTCAAAGACAGTCGCCTGACAGGCAAGATTACTGAAGCGCACGATCCTCCTCTCGTTGGTGCAGAACAGGACCGGGCGCAACGTTCAGAGTCCCTGGTCAAGGATTTTCAGCCACTGGTCCTGGGGAACATCCAGCTTCCCAAAGGGACTGGTGAGTTGACCCTGCGGGCGATTGAGATCCCCGGCAAGCAGGTGATGGACTTTCGTCTGCTGATTCTAAACCGCATCGATTAACAGCGTCTGATCTATCGACGCCGATTGACGCGGACGCGGAAGGAAACTCTGTTTTATGACTGGTATCCTCCCGTTCTCCCAGTCATAATGCTGCCTGACAACCGTTTTCTGGCAATTTTTAAAACACTTAACCTGATGGATAAACTATGAAAGTTCAACTGACACTCTCTGCGTTTTGCCTCGCACTCCTGATGAATATCACCTCCTATGCTGAAGACAAGGGCTTCAAACCACTGTTTGATGGTAAAACTCTTGACGGCTGGGTCCAAAAAGGTGGAACGGCCAAATATGAAGTCGTCAATGGCACGATCGTCGGTACTTCGGTCCCTAAAACCCCTAACAGTTTTCTATGTACCGACAGAAATTATGGCGACTTTGAACTCGAAGTCGATTTCAAAGTGGATCCGCTGCTGAACTCGGGAATCCAGATTCGTAGTAACGTTCATGACGATGACCGAACTATCGTCTACAAAGGTGATGATGGTAAAGAACTGAAGAAAAAAATCCCCGCTGGTCGTGTACACGGCTACCAGGTAGAAATCGATCCCTCCGATCGCGCCTGGTCAGGTGGAATTTATGATGAAGCTCGTCGCGGTTGGCTAAACAACCTGGCTGATAATAAGGCTGCTCAGAAAGCCTTCAAGCAGAATGAGTGGAATCACTACCGCATCGTCTGCAAAGGTGATTCCATCAAGACCTGGATCAACGGTGTCCCTGCTGCAGATCTCAAAGATGGTCTCACTTCTGAAGGCTTTATCGCT
It encodes the following:
- a CDS encoding arylsulfatase is translated as MKPILTLGLLVCLLTGNLLANVQKHPNIVVFLADDQGWGDVSHNGNTNLHTPNIDSLVKEGVRFNHFYVGAVCAPTRAAFLTGRYHARTGTTGVSKGEERFNSDEFTVAQAFKAAGYATGAFGKWHNGTQYPNHPNAKGFDEYYGFTSGHWGHYFSPMLDHNGTFVKGEGYITDDLTSKAIAFIDQQVKRDKPFFTYLPYCTPHSPMQVPDEYWDRFSDKKLKMHHRDPEKEQSDHLRAALAMCENVDWNVGRVLKKLNQLGIEDETIVLYFSDNGPNGFRWNGDMKGKKGSLDEGGVRSPFVIRWTGHIPAGRQVDQVAGAIDLLPTLTDLAGIERPEPKPIDGVSLKPLIMGDASSWPNRMIFSSLRQRVSVRTDQYRLSEKGQLYDMTQDPGQRKDIAGERPEVTQKLEQAVKDWKSSVWPHGYPKESRPFLIGYGGAKSTQLPARDAISHGEIKRSSRHPNCSFFYNWTSPQDSITWDAEVDQAGTYEAIIYYTCPADDVGSTVELNFKDSRLTGKITEAHDPPLVGAEQDRAQRSESLVKDFQPLVLGNIQLPKGTGELTLRAIEIPGKQVMDFRLLILNRID
- a CDS encoding 3-keto-disaccharide hydrolase; this translates as MKVQLTLSAFCLALLMNITSYAEDKGFKPLFDGKTLDGWVQKGGTAKYEVVNGTIVGTSVPKTPNSFLCTDRNYGDFELEVDFKVDPLLNSGIQIRSNVHDDDRTIVYKGDDGKELKKKIPAGRVHGYQVEIDPSDRAWSGGIYDEARRGWLNNLADNKAAQKAFKQNEWNHYRIVCKGDSIKTWINGVPAADLKDGLTSEGFIALQVHGVGNHPEKVGKQVSWRNIKIKELK